From one Gammaproteobacteria bacterium genomic stretch:
- the dotD gene encoding type IVB secretion system lipoprotein DotD produces the protein MSNIHKRTTGRDPGFFETGMRFEPRAHDEAEVKIAESADSINDSLKELSEIERAVHPGARLPKPPNPARIGMAGIASIDWIGPVEPLIEKIAKAGHYRVRVLGPKPAIPALVQISKQDVPLMDILRDVTFQVQKKADIVVYPSNRVIELRYLR, from the coding sequence ATGAGTAACATACATAAGCGAACTACTGGTCGAGATCCTGGTTTTTTCGAGACAGGAATGCGATTCGAACCACGCGCTCATGATGAAGCGGAGGTTAAAATTGCTGAGTCTGCCGATTCAATCAACGATTCTCTAAAAGAATTATCTGAGATTGAAAGAGCGGTGCATCCTGGTGCTCGTTTACCTAAACCTCCAAATCCTGCTCGAATTGGTATGGCTGGAATTGCTTCGATCGATTGGATTGGGCCCGTTGAGCCATTAATCGAAAAAATCGCTAAAGCCGGTCATTATCGTGTTCGAGTTTTAGGGCCAAAGCCAGCGATTCCTGCTTTAGTACAGATCAGTAAGCAAGATGTACCGTTAATGGATATTCTGCGCGATGTGACATTCCAAGTGCAGAAAAAAGCCGATATCGTTGTTTACCCGAGCAACCGGGTGATTGAGTTGCGCTATCTTCGTTAG
- a CDS encoding type IV secretion system DotC family protein produces the protein MKRTLSTVGFALLALCVGCSSSPKPPRELIKISALKQNRGQTAVANLRQDALRDTAVSIGAQGGLAWRAERIDCVLKQQQHNLNKIYNFTALLLNKDILPPVLEEGRDPANISNCETIRAADAVYRIITPPCFVSNAPTWRQYLWMHYEKPENPHASLLPRNREEAAMWNCFVREGWQKGVDQADEIFQSNLMRLNRDFKGMVLYHKLYAQNMVTAPFVAQADLGVTGDDREMRVNDRVLRITDTARLNVNSQTWQAAIQKQPDQMIEVKDPDETKVKAMLMPKRYKSEKYDHPIDLKYGK, from the coding sequence ATGAAAAGAACTTTAAGCACTGTTGGCTTTGCACTGCTAGCGCTTTGCGTTGGCTGTTCTTCTTCGCCCAAGCCGCCTCGCGAATTAATTAAAATTTCTGCGTTAAAACAAAATCGAGGTCAAACTGCGGTTGCCAATTTGCGGCAGGATGCTTTGCGTGATACCGCTGTTTCGATTGGGGCTCAAGGTGGTCTTGCATGGCGGGCGGAACGCATTGATTGCGTTTTAAAACAACAGCAACACAATCTTAATAAAATTTATAATTTCACAGCACTGTTGCTCAATAAAGACATTTTACCACCCGTTTTAGAAGAGGGGCGTGATCCTGCGAATATTTCTAATTGCGAAACAATTAGGGCAGCCGATGCTGTTTATCGCATTATTACCCCACCTTGTTTTGTCAGCAATGCGCCGACATGGCGTCAGTATTTGTGGATGCACTACGAAAAACCTGAAAATCCTCATGCATCCTTGCTTCCAAGAAATAGAGAAGAAGCTGCGATGTGGAATTGTTTTGTACGCGAAGGTTGGCAAAAAGGGGTTGACCAGGCCGATGAAATATTTCAGTCAAATCTTATGCGTTTAAATCGCGATTTCAAAGGTATGGTTTTGTATCATAAATTGTACGCTCAGAATATGGTCACTGCGCCATTTGTTGCGCAGGCTGATTTAGGTGTTACAGGTGATGATCGTGAAATGCGAGTTAATGATCGCGTATTACGAATTACCGATACTGCAAGGTTGAATGTTAATAGTCAAACTTGGCAAGCGGCTATTCAAAAACAACCTGATCAAATGATTGAAGTTAAAGATCCTGATGAAACTAAAGTGAAAGCGATGTTAATGCCTAAACGTTATAAATCTGAAAAGTATGATCATCCGATTGACTTAAAATACGGCAAATAA
- the dotB gene encoding Dot/Icm type IV secretion system ATPase DotB, with protein MKSTSEFLYPGEPSRFTPENFDGLLAFATNLNASDVTLQTNEEVVAEVYGRLYKITKRKLTNTEVGDLLNSIYGPNGTTQLLSGQDVDTHYEIRPGRNERYRFRVNGTACQVEGHSAMQLTLRTIPNEPPTLASMNLPENVIANLAPKDGVVYVTGATGSGKTTLLAAVIRELSEDPEGHRKMLTYESPIEFVYDMVQMPTSVISQSEIPRHLPTFAAGVRNALRRKPRLILVGESRDPETIGAVIEAALTGHPVYTTLHSTGVAESIRRLVGSFSQEERQGRTIDIIETMRLIMWQQLVPTVDGKRVPLREFLVFDEEVRDKLLEVNYNEVTSLTRKLLKERGQPMRVDAERVFKEGLITERLYKVLLAGAKRQE; from the coding sequence ATGAAATCGACTAGTGAGTTTCTTTATCCAGGAGAGCCATCGCGTTTTACCCCTGAAAATTTTGATGGTTTGTTAGCTTTTGCTACGAATTTGAATGCATCAGACGTGACGCTACAGACTAATGAAGAAGTTGTCGCGGAGGTTTATGGTCGTTTATATAAAATTACAAAACGAAAATTAACTAATACTGAAGTAGGTGATCTTTTAAATTCCATTTATGGTCCCAATGGTACAACGCAATTACTCAGTGGGCAGGACGTTGATACCCACTATGAAATTCGACCGGGTCGTAATGAACGATATCGTTTTCGTGTGAATGGAACTGCATGCCAAGTCGAAGGCCATTCGGCAATGCAATTAACGTTGCGTACGATTCCAAACGAACCGCCGACTTTAGCCAGCATGAATTTACCCGAAAATGTGATCGCAAATTTAGCTCCCAAAGACGGTGTGGTTTATGTAACGGGTGCAACGGGTTCCGGTAAAACAACATTATTAGCCGCGGTAATACGTGAGTTGAGCGAAGATCCCGAAGGGCATCGTAAAATGCTGACGTACGAATCTCCTATTGAGTTTGTGTACGACATGGTTCAAATGCCGACATCGGTGATCAGTCAGTCAGAAATTCCTCGTCATTTACCGACATTTGCTGCGGGAGTGCGCAACGCATTGCGTCGTAAACCACGTCTGATTTTAGTGGGAGAATCTCGAGATCCAGAAACCATTGGTGCGGTTATTGAAGCTGCCTTAACGGGCCATCCAGTTTATACCACATTGCATAGTACGGGTGTTGCTGAATCTATTCGACGTCTTGTCGGAAGTTTTTCACAAGAAGAACGTCAAGGTCGTACAATTGATATTATTGAAACCATGCGACTCATTATGTGGCAACAATTAGTTCCGACAGTTGATGGAAAACGCGTTCCTCTTCGAGAATTTTTGGTTTTTGATGAAGAAGTCCGCGATAAATTATTAGAAGTCAATTATAACGAAGTCACTTCGTTAACACGTAAACTCTTAAAAGAGCGTGGTCAGCCCATGAGAGTTGATGCTGAGCGCGTCTTCAAAGAAGGTCTCATCACCGAACGTCTCTATAAAGTCCTGTTAGCGGGTGCGAAGCGCCAAGAATAG
- the icmT gene encoding IcmT/TraK family protein codes for MALPTQNASWRDSARYPKFFFLDSRAVFPFFFFLLHIKLWTFIIAALFTIFFSFLLRFGFTLAIFGRWVRAVAAGPRKIAKPFWG; via the coding sequence ATGGCATTACCGACTCAAAATGCGAGCTGGCGTGATTCTGCAAGATATCCGAAATTCTTTTTTTTGGATTCACGCGCTGTATTCCCATTTTTCTTCTTTTTGTTACACATTAAATTGTGGACATTCATCATTGCTGCACTATTCACGATCTTTTTTTCGTTCTTATTACGTTTTGGATTTACATTAGCGATTTTTGGTCGGTGGGTTAGAGCTGTAGCGGCCGGGCCACGAAAAATTGCGAAGCCTTTTTGGGGATAG
- a CDS encoding type IV secretion protein IcmS codes for MCAIAKKMGANFSFNDRPMTHKEVFSDRGLLPALSRRADQLCSLCLGYGIGVTFDEAEDSMLGVKVNFDDVTPTVLRLLCITDVLNELINAAPSKEITPLDELKYD; via the coding sequence ATGTGCGCCATAGCTAAAAAGATGGGGGCTAATTTTAGTTTTAATGATCGCCCTATGACGCATAAGGAAGTCTTTTCTGATAGAGGCTTATTACCAGCATTATCTCGAAGGGCAGATCAGTTGTGCTCTCTTTGCTTGGGTTATGGAATCGGTGTGACTTTTGATGAAGCAGAAGACTCGATGTTGGGTGTGAAAGTCAATTTTGACGACGTTACCCCCACCGTTTTGCGTTTGTTATGTATTACAGATGTTCTCAATGAGTTGATTAATGCCGCTCCATCAAAGGAAATCACGCCTTTGGATGAGTTAAAGTACGATTAA
- the icmQ gene encoding Dot/Icm secretion system protein IcmQ has product MSKEKDNSDLETLKSFIDTVDKTLATGGWQETFLLQNMEKKIKELREEAITLQNQIKTENQAKSMGVTKTQLDDLQTVFVSVFQQDYNDLRSWERTLKSITDYSITRPVYKEEEHIKEMIRGRPDPNKEGYVVVLVKRQDIVKGLPGKPAIDKLGYELLNIKEGGIKPGGIQRFILSGRTYEYVEGSLKLIQTDLPPK; this is encoded by the coding sequence ATGAGTAAAGAAAAGGATAATTCTGATCTTGAAACACTGAAGAGTTTTATCGACACAGTCGATAAAACTCTTGCTACTGGTGGTTGGCAAGAAACTTTTCTCTTACAAAATATGGAAAAAAAAATCAAAGAACTTCGTGAAGAAGCAATCACACTTCAGAATCAAATAAAAACTGAAAATCAAGCTAAATCAATGGGTGTAACCAAAACTCAGCTTGACGATTTACAAACCGTTTTTGTTTCTGTTTTTCAGCAGGATTATAATGATTTACGGAGTTGGGAGCGAACTTTAAAGAGTATTACCGATTACAGTATTACTCGTCCAGTTTACAAAGAAGAAGAACACATTAAAGAAATGATTCGTGGTCGTCCCGATCCAAATAAAGAAGGTTATGTCGTTGTGCTTGTGAAGAGGCAAGATATAGTTAAAGGTCTGCCAGGGAAGCCAGCTATAGATAAACTAGGTTATGAGCTCTTGAACATCAAGGAAGGTGGAATCAAACCTGGAGGAATTCAGCGTTTTATACTCAGTGGTAGAACGTATGAATACGTCGAGGGTTCTCTCAAGTTAATTCAAACAGATTTACCGCCTAAATAA